GGATGATCGTTACCGCCTCCTTCAAGGCAAGCGCCGCACGCACCATTCCGACAGACTGACCGTCACCCCCATAAATCTCTTTTTCCATAGTACCTCCCATGCAGGAGAGCAGGAACCCCCTTGCCGGGAGAACAGGCAGACTGCGTGTGCATGCCGTCGCACGCGGCCGGGTGCAGGGTGTCGGCTACAGGAGTTATGTCAGCGGGTGTGCGGCCAGGAGCGGCGTCGCGGGATATGTGAGAAACCTCCCCGACGGCACGGTCGAGATGGTGGCCGAGGGGGATGCCGACGACCTTGCAGCCTTTCTCGAAGAGGTCCAGGCGCGGGGCGAACCGGTGATCGCGGTCGAGGACCTGACGGTCGAAGTCTCTGACCCCACCGGGGAGTTCACCGGCTTCGAGGCACGTTTCGGGGACAGGAAGGAGGAACTCTTCAAGAGGAGCATGCTCGCCCTCGACCTGATGAAGGCGCTCCTGAAGACAGAGCAGGAGATGCTTGCCGAGCAGAGGAGGACGAACGCACTCCTGGAAGAATGTGTCAGAGGGGGCAGGAAGTAAAAAAGGTTCAGGGGATTCGCTCAGTCCATCGTGTGGAGATGCCGGTCAACCTCTCCAGAACTCTTTTGATCACCCCTGCCTTTCATAGCATCAGAGAGCATCCCGCAGATGAGACGTCGGGATCTCCCCGGATAAAAAAAATCTACTCCTCAGGCCAGAACCAGAGGATATGGCCGCAGTGCTCGCATATGTAATTGACCGCGTTCCTGTTTGCCCAGTCGAGGCCAAAGAGAGTCGCCCCGGCCGTGTTCATCAGGGTTGTGCGCGTCCAGAAACGGT
This window of the Methanofollis ethanolicus genome carries:
- a CDS encoding acylphosphatase — protein: MQESRNPLAGRTGRLRVHAVARGRVQGVGYRSYVSGCAARSGVAGYVRNLPDGTVEMVAEGDADDLAAFLEEVQARGEPVIAVEDLTVEVSDPTGEFTGFEARFGDRKEELFKRSMLALDLMKALLKTEQEMLAEQRRTNALLEECVRGGRK